In Cololabis saira isolate AMF1-May2022 chromosome 1, fColSai1.1, whole genome shotgun sequence, the following proteins share a genomic window:
- the lrrtm1 gene encoding leucine-rich repeat transmembrane neuronal protein 1 yields MLMDFLLIGLYLKWPLKKPPGLILCSLGIFLRTVTLVEGVCPKLCRCDSKLLYCEGLNLTDIPRNLSSAMGLSMRENNLTELREGQLAGLSQLTWLYLDHNSIDIVEEGAFDRLRRVKELDLSSNRIESLPNGTFRPLPNLRILDLSYNRLQALEPDLFHGLRKLTNLHLRYNTLKSVPVRIFQDCRSMQFLDLGYNQLQSLARNSFAGLFKLTELHLEHNELVKVNLAHFPRLISLRTLYMHNNRATIVVNTLEWTWHYLDKIDLSANEIEYIESHVFESTPNLKVLMLDSNRLTSVDQRILDSWSSLDSITLAGNDWECSRNVCALATWLSAFRGQRDSSLLCSSPDTAQGEDVLDAVYAFQLCEDSPIEVTTAGSYASTRDLAQGGSVFLGPFTPNPYEGEGSEVVTSSFTVTVGYEDPESTMQIHKVVTGTMALIFTFLIIVLMLYVAWKCFPAGIRQLRQCFTSQRRKQKQKQSMQQMATISTPEYYVDYKPNHIEGALVIINEYGSCTCQQQPSRECEV; encoded by the coding sequence ATGCTAATGGATTTCCTCCTAATTGGACTGTACTTAAAGTGGCCACTGAAGAAGCCCCCTGGGTTGATACTGTGTTCATTGGGCATTTTTCTAAGAACCGTTACCTTGGTAGAAGGGGTTTGTCCAAAGCTGTGCCGCTGCGACAGCAAGCTGCTGTATTGCGAGGGGCTAAACCTCACAGACATTCCCCGCAATCTAAGCAGTGCCATGGGCCTGTCAATGAGAGAGAACAACTTGACCGAGTTGCGTGAAGGCCAACTGGCTGGTCTGTCACAGCTAACCTGGCTTTATCTAGATCACAACAGCATTGACATTGTAGAGGAGGGTGCATTTGACAGGCTAAGACGAGTCAAGGAGTTGGACCTGAGCAGCAACCGGATTGAGAGTCTGCCAAATGGTACCTTTAGACCCCTTCCAAACCTGCGTATCCTGGACCTCTCATACAACAGACTGCAGGCACTCGAGCCTGACCTGTTCCATGGCCTTAGAAAGCTTACCAATTTGCATTTGCGCTACAATACTCTCAAATCTGTGCCAGTGAGGATTTTTCAAGACTGCAGGAGCATGCAATTTCTGGACTTGGGATACAACCAGCTGCAGAGCCTGGCACGAAACTCCTTTGCTGGCCTCTTCAAGCTGACCGAGTTGCATCTTGAGCACAATGAGCTGGTCAAAGTCAACCTTGCCCACTTCCCCCGCCTCATCTCTTTACGTACTCTGTACATGCACAACAATCGTGCCACCATTGTTGTCAATACCTTAGAGTGGACATGGCATTATTTAGACAAGATTGACCTGTCAGCCAATGAAATTGAGTACATTGAGTCACATGTTTTTGAGAGCACCCCCAACCTTAAAGTGCTGATGCTCGACTCCAATCGTTTGACCTCTGTGGACCAGCGGATCCTGGATTCGTGGTCATCTCTGGACAGCATTACGCTGGCAGGGAATGACTGGGAGTGCAGTCGCAATGTGTGTGCCTTGGCCACTTGGCTGAGTGCCTTCCGAGGCCAGCGTGACAGTTCCCTACTGTGTTCAAGCCCCGACACTGCACAGGGCGAAGACGTGTTGGATGCCGTCTATGCTTTTCAGCTATGTGAGGATTCCCCCATAGAGGTAACCACAGCAGGCTCATATGCCTCTACAAGGGATCTGGCCCAGGGTGGCTCTGTTTTCTTGGGTCCATTCACTCCAAACCCttatgagggtgagggtagtgAGGTGGTCACCAGTTCCTTCACAGTCACAGTGGGCTATGAGGATCCGGAGAGTACCATGCAGATCCACAAGGTTGTGACTGGTACCATGGCACTCATTTTCACCTTTCTAATCATAGTGCTCATGCTGTATGTGGCATGGAAGTGCTTTCCAGCTGGAATAAGGCAACTGAGGCAATGCTTCACCAGTCAGCGTCGTAAGCAGAAGCAAAAGCAAAGCATGCAACAGATGGCTACAATTTCTACACCGGAATACTATGTCGACTATAAACCTAACCACATTGAGGGAGCTTTGGTGATCATAAATGAATACGGCTCTTGCACTTGCCAACAGCAACCATCTCGAGAATGTGAGGTGTGA